A section of the Myxococcus virescens genome encodes:
- a CDS encoding aminotransferase class I/II-fold pyridoxal phosphate-dependent enzyme, producing the protein MKLATALVHAGVRRDPTTGAVAVPIYQSATFQHPALGQSTGYDYSRTRNPTRSALEDALAQLEGGSRGLAFSSGMAALHCALQLFGPEDHVLLTEDLYGGTYRLVDRILHVPCTFVDTSRPSAVRDALRPNTRAIVVETPTNPMMRTADLAELAAIARKAGVLLIVDNTFLTPWLQRPLELGADIVVHSATKYLAGHNDVVAGALVVKDAALGERLAYLQNGIGAILGPQDAYLVIRGLKTLALRMERHQANAREVAAWLRAHPGVERVFYPGVGGMLSFTVAHVALVPQVLASVRLCLFAESLGGVETLITYPTTQTHADIPAERREALGISDRLLRLSVGIEDSHDIIADLAHALRDPSAAHGA; encoded by the coding sequence ATGAAACTCGCCACCGCTCTCGTCCACGCCGGCGTGCGCCGCGACCCCACCACCGGCGCGGTCGCCGTCCCCATCTACCAATCCGCCACCTTCCAGCACCCCGCGCTCGGGCAGTCCACCGGCTACGACTACTCGCGCACGCGAAACCCCACCCGCTCCGCGCTGGAAGATGCGCTGGCGCAACTGGAGGGTGGCAGCCGGGGCCTGGCCTTCAGCTCCGGCATGGCGGCGCTGCACTGTGCCCTCCAGCTCTTCGGCCCGGAGGACCACGTCCTCCTCACCGAGGACCTCTACGGCGGCACCTACCGGCTGGTGGACCGCATCCTCCACGTCCCCTGCACCTTCGTGGACACCTCGCGCCCCAGCGCCGTGCGGGACGCGCTGCGCCCCAACACCCGCGCCATCGTCGTGGAGACGCCCACCAACCCGATGATGCGCACCGCCGACCTCGCCGAACTGGCGGCCATTGCCCGCAAGGCCGGGGTGCTGCTCATCGTCGACAACACCTTCCTCACGCCGTGGCTCCAGCGCCCGCTGGAGCTGGGCGCGGACATCGTCGTGCACAGCGCGACGAAGTACCTGGCCGGACACAACGACGTCGTCGCGGGCGCGCTGGTCGTCAAGGACGCCGCGCTGGGCGAGCGGCTCGCGTACCTCCAGAACGGCATCGGCGCGATTCTCGGTCCGCAGGACGCGTACCTGGTGATTCGCGGCCTGAAGACGCTGGCCCTGCGCATGGAGCGGCACCAGGCCAACGCGCGGGAAGTGGCCGCGTGGCTGCGCGCCCACCCGGGCGTGGAGCGCGTCTTCTATCCCGGCGTGGGCGGGATGCTGTCCTTCACCGTCGCCCATGTGGCCCTGGTGCCCCAGGTGCTCGCGTCCGTGCGGTTGTGTCTCTTCGCCGAGTCGCTCGGCGGCGTGGAGACGCTCATCACCTACCCCACCACGCAGACCCACGCTGACATCCCTGCCGAGCGCCGGGAGGCGCTGGGCATCTCCGACCGGCTGCTCCGGCTCTCCGTAGGAATCGAGGACTCCCATGACATCATCGCCGACCTGGCCCACGCGCTTCGCGACCCGTCTGCTGCACACGGGGCATGA
- a CDS encoding trans-sulfuration enzyme family protein gives MTSSPTWPTRFATRLLHTGHEQDPITGAAAVPIYQVSMFDQPGLETPGEFDYARSGNPTRKALEGVLAALDEGHAAFAFGSGMAAVSSVLMLFSAGDHVVVTDDCYGGTYRVLTRVFSRFGLQATFVDTSDPDAVRAALRPNTRALLVESVSNPFLKRTDIPAMARVAQAHGALLIVDNTFLSPALSRPLTEGADIVIHSATKYLGGHSDVVAGAVVVKTPALAQELGFLQNAVGAVLGPQDCFLLQRGIKTLQVRLERQVRTAGALAKWLTERPEVRRVFYPGTGAVVSFRLAQDTLAAPFVESLQIPLLGVSLGAVESIVTVPARHSHASVPVAERERRGITDGLIRFSVGLEDLEDLQEDFVRAFTQAARAAA, from the coding sequence ATGACATCATCGCCGACCTGGCCCACGCGCTTCGCGACCCGTCTGCTGCACACGGGGCATGAGCAGGACCCCATCACGGGCGCCGCCGCTGTCCCCATCTACCAGGTGTCCATGTTCGACCAGCCGGGCCTGGAGACGCCCGGCGAGTTCGACTACGCGCGCTCCGGCAATCCCACGCGCAAGGCCCTGGAGGGCGTGCTCGCTGCGCTGGACGAAGGCCACGCGGCCTTTGCCTTCGGCTCCGGCATGGCCGCCGTGTCCAGCGTGCTGATGCTCTTCAGCGCGGGAGACCACGTCGTCGTGACGGATGACTGTTACGGCGGCACCTACCGGGTGCTCACGCGCGTCTTCAGCCGCTTCGGCCTGCAGGCCACCTTCGTGGACACCAGCGACCCGGACGCCGTGCGCGCCGCCCTCCGCCCCAACACGCGGGCGCTGCTGGTGGAGAGCGTGAGCAATCCCTTCCTCAAGCGCACCGACATCCCCGCGATGGCGCGAGTGGCCCAGGCGCATGGGGCGCTGCTCATCGTGGACAACACGTTCCTGTCCCCGGCCCTCTCGCGTCCGCTGACCGAAGGCGCGGACATCGTCATCCACTCCGCCACCAAGTACCTCGGCGGCCACAGTGACGTCGTCGCCGGGGCGGTGGTGGTGAAGACGCCCGCGCTCGCGCAGGAGCTCGGCTTCCTCCAGAACGCGGTGGGCGCGGTGCTGGGCCCCCAGGACTGCTTCCTCCTCCAGCGGGGCATCAAGACGCTGCAGGTCCGCCTGGAGCGGCAGGTGCGCACGGCGGGAGCCCTGGCGAAGTGGCTCACCGAGCGGCCGGAGGTGCGGCGGGTCTTCTATCCGGGCACGGGCGCGGTGGTGTCGTTCCGGCTGGCCCAGGACACGCTGGCGGCGCCCTTCGTGGAATCGCTCCAGATTCCCTTGCTGGGCGTGTCGCTGGGCGCGGTGGAGAGCATCGTCACCGTCCCTGCGCGGCACTCCCACGCCTCCGTCCCCGTCGCCGAGCGGGAGCGCCGAGGCATCACCGACGGACTCATCCGCTTCTCGGTGGGACTGGAGGACCTGGAGGACCTGCAAGAGGACTTCGTGCGGGCATTCACGCAGGCAGCCCGCGCGGCGGCATAG
- a CDS encoding methionine ABC transporter ATP-binding protein, which produces MIAFRGVSKVYTAGGREVAALRNVSLRVEAGEIHGVLGQSGAGKSTLIRCANLLERPTEGSVSVDGQDLLALSPEALRKARQGIGMIFQHFNLFGSKTVAANVAYPLEVAGAPREAIRERVEELLSLVGLSDKAQAYPSQLSGGQKQRVGIARALAPRPRVLLSDEATSALDPETTRSVLGLLRDINQKLGVTLLLITHQMDVVKAICDSASVLERGRLVEQGKVTELLAHPSTRLHQLCFPAFAPPTDAPSGRRVALTLAGEHARRPLLGTLARQFDVDALLVEGAMERVGNTRVGRLLVDLQGSADAVSQALAYLREQGLTLEEAAHG; this is translated from the coding sequence GTGATTGCGTTTCGCGGAGTCAGCAAAGTCTATACGGCGGGCGGGCGGGAGGTCGCGGCGCTGAGGAACGTGTCGCTCCGGGTGGAGGCCGGTGAAATCCACGGCGTGCTGGGACAGAGCGGCGCCGGCAAATCCACACTCATCCGCTGCGCCAACCTCCTGGAGCGCCCCACCGAGGGCTCCGTCTCCGTCGACGGACAGGACTTGCTGGCCCTCAGTCCGGAGGCACTGCGCAAGGCACGCCAGGGCATCGGGATGATCTTCCAGCACTTCAACCTCTTCGGCTCGAAGACGGTGGCGGCGAACGTCGCGTACCCGCTGGAAGTGGCGGGCGCCCCACGCGAGGCCATCCGCGAGCGCGTAGAGGAGCTGCTGTCGCTCGTGGGACTGTCCGACAAGGCGCAGGCCTACCCCTCGCAGCTCTCCGGCGGACAGAAGCAGCGGGTGGGCATCGCGCGGGCGCTGGCGCCCCGGCCTCGCGTCCTGCTTTCCGACGAGGCCACCTCCGCGCTGGACCCGGAGACGACGCGCTCGGTGCTGGGGTTGCTGCGTGACATCAACCAGAAGCTCGGCGTGACGCTGCTCCTCATCACCCATCAGATGGACGTGGTGAAGGCCATCTGCGACTCGGCGTCGGTGCTGGAGCGGGGGCGGCTCGTGGAGCAGGGCAAGGTGACGGAGCTGCTCGCCCACCCCAGCACCCGACTGCATCAGCTGTGCTTTCCGGCCTTCGCCCCACCAACGGACGCGCCCTCGGGCCGCCGCGTGGCGCTGACGCTCGCGGGCGAGCACGCCCGGCGGCCCCTCCTGGGCACCCTGGCGCGCCAGTTCGACGTGGACGCCCTGCTGGTCGAAGGCGCCATGGAGCGCGTGGGCAACACCCGCGTGGGGAGGCTCCTCGTCGACCTCCAGGGTTCCGCCGATGCCGTGAGCCAGGCACTCGCCTACCTGCGCGAGCAGGGACTGACGCTCGAGGAGGCCGCACATGGATAG
- a CDS encoding methionine ABC transporter permease encodes MDSQLPRLLGVATGETLYMTSVAAALVLLVGLPLGVLLVVTDRGGLWERPALNRVLGTLVNVGRSVPFIILMVAIVPLTRLLVGTTIGTTAAIVPLVVAAIPFMGRVVEQSLREVDAGLVEAAIAMGSTHRRIVFHVLIPEALPSLVRGTALVIISLLGYSAMAGAVGGGGLGDLAVKYGYMRFRTDVMLGCLVVLLVLVQLVQWLGDALASRFDHTGARSSR; translated from the coding sequence ATGGATAGCCAGCTTCCGCGCCTGCTGGGCGTGGCCACCGGTGAGACGCTCTACATGACGTCCGTGGCCGCGGCGCTCGTCCTCCTCGTGGGACTGCCCTTGGGTGTGCTGCTGGTCGTCACGGACCGGGGTGGCCTGTGGGAACGCCCGGCGCTGAACCGGGTGCTGGGCACGCTCGTCAACGTGGGCCGCTCCGTCCCGTTCATCATCCTCATGGTGGCCATCGTCCCGCTCACCCGCCTGCTGGTGGGCACCACCATCGGCACCACCGCCGCCATCGTCCCCCTGGTCGTGGCGGCCATTCCCTTCATGGGCCGCGTCGTCGAGCAGAGCCTCCGCGAAGTGGACGCCGGGCTGGTGGAGGCCGCCATCGCCATGGGCTCCACCCACCGCCGCATCGTCTTCCACGTCCTCATTCCGGAGGCGCTGCCGTCGCTCGTGCGCGGCACCGCGCTCGTCATCATCAGCCTGCTGGGTTACAGCGCCATGGCGGGCGCGGTGGGCGGCGGCGGCCTGGGCGACCTCGCGGTGAAGTACGGCTACATGCGCTTCCGCACCGACGTCATGTTGGGCTGCCTGGTGGTGTTGCTGGTGCTGGTGCAGCTCGTCCAATGGCTGGGTGACGCGCTGGCCTCCCGCTTCGACCACACCGGCGCGCGCTCGTCGCGCTGA
- a CDS encoding MetQ/NlpA family ABC transporter substrate-binding protein, whose product MKSPSRSLLTPLLLSVTLLLTACQKPEASSGESSGVRTLKVGVNPVPHGEILRAAAAVALREGVRVDVVEFTDYVQPNIALSDKQLDANYFQHVPYLERFAGDRKLALTSAGPVHLEPLALYSTKYRQLAELPEGAQVTLPADPSNLARALRLLEAQGLLRLREDAGATATVRDVVGNPRKLDLREIDAEQQPRTLEDVAAAVINGNYFLEAQKHLKLDAKVLAREAARENPYANVLAVRQGDEQRPEVRTLVKALQSDEVRRYIESTYGGAVVPAF is encoded by the coding sequence ATGAAGTCCCCCTCTCGTTCCCTGCTCACCCCGCTGCTGCTCTCCGTGACGCTGCTGCTCACGGCCTGCCAGAAGCCGGAGGCGTCCTCGGGCGAGTCCTCCGGCGTCCGCACGTTGAAGGTCGGCGTCAACCCCGTGCCCCACGGAGAGATTCTCCGCGCCGCCGCCGCCGTGGCCCTGCGCGAGGGCGTGCGCGTCGACGTGGTGGAGTTCACCGACTACGTCCAGCCGAACATCGCGCTCTCCGACAAACAGCTCGACGCCAACTACTTCCAGCACGTGCCCTACCTGGAGCGCTTCGCCGGAGACAGGAAGCTCGCGTTGACGAGCGCCGGCCCGGTGCACCTGGAGCCCCTGGCGCTCTACTCCACGAAGTACCGTCAGCTCGCGGAGCTGCCGGAGGGGGCGCAGGTGACGCTGCCCGCCGACCCCAGCAACCTGGCGCGGGCGCTGCGCCTGCTCGAAGCCCAGGGCCTGCTGCGCCTGCGCGAGGACGCGGGCGCCACGGCGACGGTGCGGGACGTGGTGGGCAACCCGCGCAAGCTCGACCTGCGGGAGATTGATGCGGAGCAGCAGCCCCGCACGCTGGAGGACGTGGCCGCCGCCGTCATCAACGGCAACTACTTCCTGGAGGCCCAGAAGCACCTGAAGCTGGACGCGAAGGTGCTGGCCCGCGAGGCCGCGCGGGAGAACCCCTACGCCAACGTGCTCGCCGTGCGTCAGGGTGACGAGCAGCGCCCCGAGGTGCGCACGCTGGTGAAGGCGCTCCAGTCCGACGAGGTGCGCCGCTACATCGAGTCCACCTACGGCGGCGCGGTGGTGCCCGCCTTCTGA
- a CDS encoding MBL fold metallo-hydrolase yields the protein MALRFKNLDGSGPQPFSSIFKWAVADKLAGRRRKAPARAEVPRVKPDLALLATPPATGEGARLTWLGHASWLVQLDGLSLLIDPVLRDTISGVIRRNVPPGVPMEKLPPITASLVSHNHYDHLDLPTLEKVGAPIVTGLGHAPVFRGSGLGVTELDWWRSTQVGAVTVHFVPSQHWSRRGLNDVNEMLWGGFVIEGSSARVFHSGDTAYFEGFKEIGLRYPGIDAAMLPIGAYDPAWFMRRQHMNPEEAVQAFEDLGAARFLAMHWGTFKLTDEPLDEPPRRLDAEWTRRGLARERVEVLPVGGTLTVRHG from the coding sequence ATGGCCTTGCGGTTCAAGAACCTCGATGGCAGCGGGCCGCAGCCGTTCAGCAGCATCTTCAAGTGGGCCGTGGCCGACAAGCTCGCCGGCCGCCGCCGCAAGGCCCCAGCCCGCGCCGAGGTCCCCCGCGTGAAGCCCGACCTCGCGCTGCTCGCCACGCCGCCCGCGACGGGAGAAGGCGCGCGGCTGACGTGGCTGGGGCATGCGAGCTGGCTCGTGCAGTTGGACGGACTGTCGCTGCTCATCGACCCGGTGCTGCGCGACACCATCAGCGGCGTCATCCGGCGCAACGTCCCGCCCGGCGTCCCCATGGAGAAGCTGCCGCCCATCACCGCCAGCCTCGTCTCCCACAACCACTACGACCACCTGGACCTGCCCACGTTGGAGAAGGTGGGCGCGCCCATCGTCACCGGCCTGGGCCATGCGCCGGTGTTCCGGGGCTCGGGCCTGGGCGTCACGGAGCTGGACTGGTGGCGCTCCACGCAGGTGGGCGCCGTCACGGTGCACTTCGTCCCCTCGCAGCACTGGAGCCGGCGCGGCCTCAACGACGTCAACGAGATGCTCTGGGGTGGCTTCGTCATCGAAGGCTCCAGCGCCCGCGTCTTCCACTCCGGCGACACCGCCTACTTCGAGGGCTTCAAGGAGATTGGCCTGCGCTACCCGGGCATCGACGCCGCGATGCTGCCCATTGGCGCGTATGACCCGGCCTGGTTCATGCGCCGTCAGCACATGAACCCCGAGGAAGCCGTGCAGGCCTTCGAGGACCTGGGCGCCGCGCGCTTCCTGGCCATGCACTGGGGCACCTTCAAGCTCACCGACGAGCCGCTCGACGAGCCGCCCCGCCGCCTGGACGCGGAGTGGACCCGGCGGGGCCTGGCGCGTGAGCGCGTCGAAGTGCTGCCGGTAGGTGGAACACTCACCGTGCGCCACGGTTGA
- a CDS encoding M14 family metallopeptidase: MLLPTLLAMTLHQAPSSLTTVSEQSGWTRTGRYSEVESLCRAFPKAFPGKVRCDTIGTTPEGRPLLALVASADGTLTPAAAARKQRPVVFFQGGIHSGEIDGKDAGFWLLRDLLAGKEQPGVLKRVTAVFVPVFNVDGHERFGPNHRPNQNGPEEMGWRATAQNLNLNRDYAKAEAPEMVALLKYLHAWDPLVYADLHATNGAKFEHDVSVGIEPQKSGPAALRELGVKLREELFTELESQQHLPVPFYPSFIEDDDPSSGFAYGVPPPRFSHAYWAAHRRFGVLVETHSWKPYAERVKATRHVVASLLRLVARDGAALRAAVKAADATDAAGKTREVVLAWKNTEQQRTIDFRGYAYERGASDVSGQTWIRYDDTKPQVWKVPYFEEIQPALTAPLPAGGYLVPPAHAAWVEAKLATHGLRSQRLSKPVASAAVERFRATEAKWSIQSVENRQTLNVKGAWEPQSQALPAGTLYVPVAQEGVELVAHLFEPTGPDSLLSWGFFNAHFEQKEYVEDYVLEPFARELLAKDASVKAEWEAKLKDPAFAKDARARLRFFYERHPARDVQLRVYPVLRIQAAPQGLAAGKPAKP, translated from the coding sequence ATGCTCCTGCCCACCCTCCTCGCCATGACGCTGCATCAGGCACCGTCGTCCCTCACCACCGTCTCCGAACAGAGCGGCTGGACGCGCACGGGCCGCTACTCGGAAGTGGAGTCCCTCTGCCGCGCCTTCCCCAAGGCATTCCCAGGCAAGGTCCGCTGCGACACGATTGGCACCACGCCGGAAGGCCGGCCGCTGCTCGCGCTCGTCGCCAGCGCGGATGGCACCCTCACGCCCGCCGCCGCGGCGCGCAAGCAGCGCCCCGTCGTCTTCTTCCAGGGCGGCATCCACTCCGGTGAGATTGACGGCAAGGACGCTGGCTTCTGGCTGCTGCGCGACCTGCTCGCCGGGAAGGAGCAGCCCGGCGTCCTCAAGCGCGTCACCGCCGTCTTCGTCCCCGTCTTCAACGTGGACGGCCATGAGCGCTTCGGCCCCAACCACCGTCCCAACCAGAATGGCCCCGAGGAGATGGGCTGGCGCGCCACCGCGCAGAACCTCAACCTCAACCGCGACTACGCCAAGGCGGAGGCCCCGGAGATGGTGGCCCTGCTGAAGTACCTCCACGCGTGGGACCCGCTCGTCTACGCCGACCTGCACGCCACCAACGGCGCCAAGTTCGAGCATGACGTGTCCGTGGGCATCGAGCCGCAGAAGTCCGGACCGGCCGCGCTGCGCGAGCTGGGCGTGAAGCTGCGCGAGGAGCTCTTCACCGAGCTGGAGTCCCAGCAGCACCTGCCCGTGCCCTTCTACCCGTCCTTCATCGAGGACGATGACCCCAGCTCCGGCTTCGCCTACGGCGTGCCGCCGCCGCGCTTCAGCCATGCCTACTGGGCCGCGCACCGCCGCTTCGGCGTGCTGGTGGAGACGCACTCGTGGAAGCCCTATGCGGAGCGCGTGAAGGCCACGCGGCATGTCGTGGCCAGCCTGCTGCGGCTGGTGGCTCGTGACGGCGCCGCCCTGCGCGCGGCGGTGAAGGCAGCGGACGCGACGGACGCGGCCGGCAAGACGCGCGAGGTGGTGCTCGCGTGGAAGAACACGGAGCAGCAGCGGACCATCGACTTCCGGGGCTACGCCTATGAGCGGGGCGCCTCCGACGTGTCTGGCCAGACGTGGATTCGCTACGACGACACGAAGCCCCAGGTCTGGAAGGTGCCCTACTTCGAGGAGATTCAGCCCGCGCTCACCGCCCCGCTGCCCGCGGGGGGCTACCTGGTGCCGCCCGCGCACGCCGCCTGGGTGGAGGCGAAGCTGGCCACGCACGGCCTGCGCTCGCAGCGCCTCTCCAAGCCCGTGGCCAGCGCGGCGGTGGAGCGCTTCCGCGCCACCGAGGCGAAGTGGAGCATCCAGTCCGTGGAGAACCGGCAGACGCTCAACGTGAAGGGCGCGTGGGAGCCACAGTCACAGGCCCTCCCCGCGGGCACGCTGTACGTGCCGGTGGCGCAGGAGGGCGTGGAGCTGGTGGCGCACCTGTTTGAGCCCACCGGGCCGGACTCGCTGCTGTCCTGGGGCTTCTTCAACGCCCACTTCGAGCAGAAGGAGTACGTGGAGGACTACGTGCTGGAGCCCTTCGCGCGGGAGCTGCTCGCGAAGGACGCTTCGGTGAAGGCGGAGTGGGAAGCGAAGCTGAAGGACCCGGCCTTCGCCAAGGACGCGCGCGCCCGCCTGCGCTTCTTCTATGAGCGCCACCCGGCCCGCGACGTCCAGCTCCGCGTCTACCCCGTGCTGCGCATCCAGGCCGCGCCCCAGGGGCTGGCGGCGGGGAAGCCGGCGAAGCCATAG
- the cglD gene encoding adventurous gliding motility lipoprotein CglD, whose product MRNSLMRYFTCALLAASLLTGCGGGKDPDPNPQPNTDAGPGGDGDGGTDAGPLEEDAGVIPDPDPDPGEVPTDIDDPDNSTKDSDCDGLTDAEEFATIYPGGAKTNPGLRDTDGDGIRDGVEVGRTSSPDPRCNFPGDQDTTTRTSPVLADTDGDGIPDGLEDLNRNGRRDPGETDPNAIDSDADGLSDGAEDANRNGVVSPGETDPRKRDTDGDGLDDGLESRTGTNPLAPDSDGDTCSDGDEDINRNGIVDGNETDPRVADCAASIPDADFDGIPDSVEVATGTDPNNADTDGDGIQDGVEDKNRNGRVDAGETDPRLADTDCDGLQDGPGRNGFRGEDTNGNGRVDPGETDPTNPDTDGDGLLDGLELGVTTAQAPRQNCGYVGDADPTTTTSPTNPDSDGDGIQDGAEDANQNGRVDEGELNPNDSADGAAGTPAGQACRTSNLRTVTFKEENGADLRLALPSTFTDANLRTIRDGNNAVGIIGWDATKQVTLIAYKRGRVGTSSNPTNDEAGIRSASFNSATRDFQQTFTTWDGYAALSARYALSGSADLKTFTNTLTRSLVPGSTGELTGTAGITGPFTMQAQYVHRSDQSVVVVMAITPTSRYNEAGSLFTTADTAGGSALAQFGDADAVQCEKFTVRQAVVDFLFVVDDSGSMASSQQSLANAASAVAAKLANATLDYRLAMVSTTYTYGSGSNSGLLRGFTQNINQFRAWLTQNSTCGNNGQCTTVTIPTGTQPTTCSSNAQCWVGQSGNGTERPLDAARAVINLLGSSGGTTETRFRTGAKVVVVILTDTRDQSTDSIDTYTQYFLGTGNTSGTNRNPLNQPIDVHGILCPHENATSDTSTWCQTQEDPRNPRHLDIIQATGGVYGSIRDSNAITTTINAIIDSVIASVGYRTQKPPIGASLKVAMDAVTNMSQCPTPGDLPRSRTHGFDVDGISRAVSFYGGCRPQNAGTTQAALSYRYWTDRTTNPNGIPAPCAADPYHDPNDPDFCEGKLTCNRTTDQCECPADCGGGGDPGQVCNTDPAVCAFTCAPDCGGTCGTYETCNTDTCSCSCVQSATCAPGFKFDSNACGCVCDTAALNCGDRYQADPNTCACACKSDCGGCGPNAVCNQSYCACEGIIG is encoded by the coding sequence ATGCGCAACTCCCTGATGCGGTATTTCACCTGCGCGTTGCTGGCAGCGTCGTTGCTGACTGGCTGCGGCGGTGGGAAAGACCCTGACCCCAATCCACAACCGAACACCGATGCTGGCCCCGGTGGCGACGGGGACGGCGGTACGGATGCCGGCCCGCTTGAAGAAGACGCGGGCGTGATTCCGGATCCGGACCCTGACCCGGGTGAGGTGCCCACGGATATCGATGACCCTGACAACTCGACGAAGGACTCCGACTGTGACGGCCTGACGGACGCGGAGGAGTTCGCGACCATCTATCCCGGCGGCGCGAAGACGAACCCCGGCCTGCGTGACACGGATGGCGACGGCATCCGCGACGGCGTGGAGGTGGGCCGCACCTCGAGCCCCGACCCCCGCTGCAACTTCCCCGGTGACCAGGACACGACCACGCGCACCTCGCCGGTGCTGGCGGACACGGACGGCGACGGCATCCCGGACGGCCTGGAGGACCTCAACCGCAACGGCCGGAGGGACCCGGGCGAGACGGACCCGAACGCCATCGACTCGGATGCTGACGGCCTGTCGGACGGTGCGGAGGACGCCAACCGCAACGGCGTGGTGAGCCCCGGTGAGACGGACCCGCGCAAGCGCGACACGGATGGCGACGGCCTGGATGACGGCCTGGAGTCGCGCACCGGCACCAACCCGCTCGCCCCGGATTCGGACGGCGACACCTGCAGCGACGGTGACGAGGACATCAACCGCAACGGCATCGTGGACGGCAACGAGACGGACCCGCGCGTGGCGGACTGCGCCGCGTCGATTCCGGACGCCGACTTCGACGGCATCCCGGACTCGGTGGAGGTTGCGACGGGCACGGACCCGAACAACGCCGACACGGACGGTGACGGCATCCAGGACGGTGTCGAGGACAAGAACCGCAACGGCCGCGTGGACGCCGGTGAGACGGACCCCCGCCTGGCGGACACCGACTGCGACGGTCTCCAGGACGGCCCGGGCCGCAATGGCTTCCGCGGTGAGGACACCAACGGTAACGGCCGCGTGGACCCGGGCGAGACGGACCCGACCAACCCCGACACGGACGGTGACGGCCTGCTGGACGGCCTGGAGCTGGGTGTGACGACGGCGCAGGCGCCGCGTCAGAACTGTGGCTACGTGGGCGACGCGGACCCGACGACCACCACGTCCCCGACGAACCCCGACAGCGACGGTGACGGCATCCAGGACGGCGCGGAGGACGCCAACCAGAACGGGCGCGTGGACGAGGGCGAGCTGAACCCGAACGACTCCGCCGACGGCGCGGCTGGGACGCCGGCGGGCCAGGCCTGCCGCACGTCCAACCTGCGCACCGTCACCTTCAAGGAAGAGAACGGCGCGGACCTGCGGCTGGCGCTGCCCTCCACCTTCACGGACGCCAACCTGCGCACCATCCGCGATGGCAACAACGCGGTGGGCATCATCGGCTGGGACGCCACCAAGCAGGTGACGCTGATTGCGTACAAGCGCGGCCGCGTGGGCACGTCGTCCAACCCCACGAACGACGAGGCGGGCATCCGCTCCGCGTCGTTCAACTCCGCCACGCGTGACTTCCAGCAGACCTTCACCACCTGGGACGGCTACGCCGCGCTGTCGGCGCGCTACGCCCTGTCGGGTAGCGCGGACCTGAAGACGTTCACCAACACCCTGACCCGCTCGCTGGTGCCCGGAAGCACGGGAGAGCTGACGGGAACGGCCGGCATCACCGGGCCCTTCACCATGCAGGCGCAGTACGTGCACCGCTCCGACCAGAGCGTGGTGGTGGTGATGGCCATCACCCCGACGTCTCGTTACAACGAGGCGGGCAGCCTCTTCACGACGGCGGACACGGCGGGTGGCTCGGCGCTGGCGCAGTTCGGTGACGCGGACGCGGTGCAGTGCGAGAAGTTCACCGTGCGGCAGGCGGTGGTGGACTTCCTCTTCGTGGTGGACGACAGCGGCTCCATGGCCTCGTCGCAGCAGTCGCTGGCCAACGCGGCCTCGGCCGTGGCGGCCAAGCTGGCCAACGCGACGCTGGATTACCGCCTGGCGATGGTGAGCACCACCTATACCTATGGCAGTGGTTCGAACTCGGGGCTGCTGCGTGGCTTCACGCAGAACATCAACCAGTTCCGGGCGTGGCTGACGCAGAACAGCACCTGCGGCAACAACGGCCAGTGCACCACCGTCACCATCCCCACGGGGACCCAGCCCACCACCTGTTCGTCCAACGCGCAGTGCTGGGTGGGGCAGAGCGGAAACGGCACGGAGCGTCCGCTGGATGCGGCTCGCGCCGTCATCAACCTGCTGGGCTCCTCCGGTGGCACGACGGAGACGCGCTTCCGCACGGGCGCCAAGGTCGTGGTCGTCATCCTGACGGACACGCGGGACCAGTCCACCGACAGCATCGACACCTACACCCAGTACTTCCTGGGCACGGGCAACACCTCGGGGACGAACCGCAACCCCCTGAACCAGCCCATCGACGTGCACGGCATCCTCTGCCCGCACGAGAACGCCACCAGCGACACCAGCACCTGGTGCCAGACCCAGGAAGACCCCCGGAACCCGCGGCACCTGGACATCATCCAGGCCACCGGCGGCGTGTACGGCAGCATCCGGGACTCGAACGCCATCACCACCACCATCAACGCCATCATCGATAGCGTCATCGCGTCGGTGGGTTACCGGACGCAGAAGCCGCCCATCGGCGCCTCGCTGAAGGTGGCCATGGACGCGGTGACGAACATGTCGCAGTGCCCCACGCCGGGAGACCTGCCACGCAGCCGCACTCACGGCTTCGACGTGGACGGCATCAGCCGCGCGGTGTCCTTCTACGGCGGGTGCCGCCCGCAGAACGCGGGGACCACCCAGGCGGCGCTGTCCTACCGCTACTGGACGGACCGCACGACGAACCCGAACGGCATCCCCGCGCCGTGCGCGGCGGACCCGTACCACGACCCGAACGACCCGGACTTCTGCGAAGGCAAGCTGACGTGCAACCGCACCACGGACCAGTGCGAGTGCCCGGCGGACTGCGGCGGCGGCGGTGACCCGGGCCAGGTGTGCAACACGGACCCCGCGGTGTGCGCCTTCACCTGCGCGCCGGACTGCGGCGGCACGTGCGGCACGTACGAGACGTGCAACACGGACACCTGCTCGTGCTCGTGCGTCCAGTCGGCCACCTGCGCGCCGGGCTTCAAGTTCGACTCGAACGCGTGCGGCTGCGTGTGTGACACGGCCGCGCTGAACTGCGGTGACCGGTACCAGGCGGACCCCAACACGTGCGCCTGTGCCTGTAAGTCGGACTGCGGCGGCTGCGGTCCGAACGCGGTCTGCAACCAGAGCTACTGCGCCTGCGAAGGCATCATCGGCTGA